CATTAATCAAATGTTCCCCGTTTTCGTTCAAGTCTATCAAAACAATTACTTTTCTCAAGGTGAAGATCAGTCATGGATGTCAGAATTCACCAAGAATCATATACGTCGTTTTCAGGTTTGTGGTAAAAACATTCAGAAATGAGGTTGCAAAAATTACCTACCAGTGCTCAGAAATGACATTATTTCAGTTGTCAAAGTCGCTCACATTTGCATGCTCCCTATCTCTGTTTAGCATCTCAGAGTCTAACATGATCAACAACAACTAATAATAAAATTaagataaaaagaaaagaacacgTCATTGAGACACCAGATAAACCCAAGACTTAAATTCGAAGCAAATTCAGCCACAATTTGGTTCATAATACAACCGATCTTTGCCTAAAAAAACTACAAGTTGCTGGGTATTTGAATTGCTGCTAAGATTTCCCTCTTGAGCTCCTCTCTTCTGATTTTGCCTGTACTGGTCACTGGGAGGGCTGCCTCCACTGATAATACGACCTTGGTACCTTAAATCTGTTGGACAAAAAATTGAGAACAATGGTAAAACTGATGATAGCTTCACTGGTAATTAATTTGTTCTCGAACATTGTTTGGGAAAGAAAAATATTCAAATGGTTGCGCATTCGGTTTCAAACTGGTACTACTATATTTCTGGGGAATACATGAACTAGGCGGACGGCACAGACTCGAACTAGGCGGCAGGGGGCTACCCATTTTGACGGGGAGTCccgcggcagcggtggcgggcaggccgccggcggcggctgcgccagcggcggcgcgcaggccgTGTGGGGCTGCGGCCACTGGCAGCCCGTCGGCATGGGAacccgcggcagcggcggcgcgcaggccgtggggggctgcggcggcgggcaagGCGCGATTGGCTGCAGCAGCGGGCAAGGCGCGAGGGCAGGCTCAGCAAGGGGCGCAGGGGAAGCCTCGCCAACGGAGGGGAACGACGATGAAGCACAGGAACGACTGTCTGCAGCATGCCTTCAAGGGTTAGTTTTCCATCTTAATGCATCAGTTCTGATTGTCAAACAGTAGTGCCATGCTATTGCTCATGCTCAAGTAGTGCTATTTTCACTCACAGGATGGATCCAAATTCATGCTATTTATTGAAAATTAAACATCTTGGCAACCCAGAAAATGCTAGAAAGGATGTCAGATGTTTTCCCTCTGACAAGTTTGTTGATTATGGCCAGTACCCGTCGGGTTACAAGGAGATTCCCCATATTCAGTACTATGATGATTGTGACAGTAGTTTTGACAACTTGTATCGATTTAAGGCACAAATTGAGAGTTGTTGTCCTGGCAGTTTAGTGGTTATTGATCATCATACAATAAATAGTAAGGTCCGATTTAGAAGACTATTCTTTGCTTTAAAGCCTTGCATAGACGGGTTTCTCAATGGTTGTAGACCATATTTAGCAGTAGATAGCACATTCTTGACAGGCAAGTTCAAGGGACAATTGGCTAGTGCAACGGCTATTGATGCTTTGGTGTTTTTGATTCTGAAACTAATGAGAATTGGATTTGGTTCATGCAAAATCTTAGAGAGGCCATAGGCTCACCAAGAGGGTTAGCGATTTGCACTGATACTGGGCAAGCAGTTATGACAGGGGTAGAAGAAGTATTTCCAGAAGTAGAACATAGGGAATGCATGAATAACTTGGTGACCAACTTCAAGAAGACACATCGTGGAAAGTTGAAGGTGTTTGATGAACATCTTTGGGCTGCTGCTTACTCGTGGAACCCatatttttttgagaaacaTTGGGTTGCAATGGAGAAAGAAGAGCCTGCAGGAACCGCATATCTTAGGAAGTGGCACACTAGGTTGTGGACTAGGAGTCAATTCTCCACTATCTGCAAGGTGGACTATGTAACCAATAACTTGGCAGATTGTTTCAACAATTGGATTGAACCTCACAAGTCAATGAACTTGGATGATTTAATGGACAAGCTTAGACAAGTACTTATGGTCGAGTGGAACCAGAGGAGAAAGGTTGCGAGGAAGCTGCAAGGCTTGATTTTGCCCCATATATTAAAAAGGATGaatgaagaaaacaaaaatttagagtTGGAAGTGGCTGAGTGCTCTGAAAAAATTGCAGAAGTTACTGAATTGGGGGGCAGCGGCTTAGATTTGTAGTGAACTTGCAGGAGAGGACATGTTCGTGTAGAAAATGGCAGGTTTCTGGAGTTCCATGCAAACATGCTATATCATTCATCGCATCACTCACCAATGCACCTCTAGTGAACTATGTGGACATGTATTACTCTATTGAGAAGTTTAGAGCAGCTTATAGCCAACTAATTCCTGCTATGGTTGACAAGTCCCAGTGGCCTAAATCTGATCATGGATTTTTCATGCATCCACCACTTTTAAAAGCCACCGCTGGTGGGTCAAAATCTGAAAGGTACAAAGGTTGTACTGAGAAGAAAGGGAATGAAGGGAAGCACAAATGCCCTATTTGTAAAGATTATGAACATCACTGGCACAAGTGCAAGAAGGGTAACCCTGAGGACATTGCAACCCTAATGGATGTGAGGTAATGACTTGTTTATTTCTACTATTTGTTGCATCATTTTTATATGCTCACTATCTTATTATTGCTCCTGCAGAGGGCCAGCAAATAAGAAGAGAAAGACCATCAAATCATCTCGGACAAGCATTGTGCCTTTTGAGGGTGATGAATTACCAGCGTCATCTATGTCTTTCCCGCCTAGGTTGTCAGTTTTATATGACAAGTTGTTGTATTCTCATGATTGTATATAGATATGATAGCTTGCTGTGTTCATTTTCTAAGTGCACTCCTTTTCTTTGTAGTCAAAGTTTGGAATCTGCAACTGCGACAAAGGGAAAAGGTGCCAAATCAGAATCTGCAGGATCTGAAAGGTAATATTtgtcttcttcttaatatattgatatgcagatctcctgcgtgttcgagaaaaaaagggTAATATTTGGACATCTATTGTGCACTAGTAATGTAACATGTGGACTTCAGCTTACTAAATTATTTCTGCATATTTGTAGGTCAAGTAGTGACTCAAATCAGCCTGAGCCCATTCCTTTGTGTAGTGAGCAAACAATTGTACCTGTGAATGCAAAggccaaaaagaaaaggaagcaaCCAGCTAAACAACAAGGAAAAAATCTTATACTCTCATCTGACAGCCCAGCAATGGGcacaagaagcaaaaaaaaagtggGAGGCCCTGCTAGCCCAGCAATGGGCATAAGAAGTAAAAGAAGACTTAGTTTATGATTGCACATGGCTTACTTTTGAATCAGATGTAATGGATGTGAGCATGTGACCCTGCTGTAATATTGGCTTGGTTGTGTGTATCTATGAACTTGATTGTAAGATATACATGCGAACCTGATGTAAGTTTCAATTGTTCATGGGAACCTATTGCACTGATTGAACCTTAGTCCATGTATGAACCTAttctaacaactgaacctatcacTATGTATGAATTGTTCATGTTGGAATTTACTATATGCATTGTCATGTTAGAGTatatctgattttttttattaattgcCTAAACTTGGATCTATTGGATTATTAGATTGGAGGAcaataatcttttttttttggccatTGAATATCTATGCACCGTTCTTGTTTGAATATAAAGTAATAGAATATGAAACACTATGTTCATGTTTGAACATAAAGTAATAAGAAAGGaaccaaataaaaattttgttttttctgGTGCTATATAGGGAATTTACTCATAATATTTTAGTAGATAAGATGAGGGGTAAAAGTGTCTTTTCAGGTTAGGTGTAACAGCCCAATTAAAGGAAGTGCTAAGAaaggaatcaaataaaaattgcaGTGTCCGTTAGGGAAGACAAAATTTTCTAGTGCTATATAGGGAATTATATTTTTTCCGGTGCTATATAGGGAATTTACTCCTACAAAATTTATCTACGAGCGCTCAGAAATGACATTGTTTCAGTTGTCAAAGTCGCTCACATTTGCATGTTCTCTCTCTGTCTAGCATCTCAAAGTCTAACATGATCAACCACAACTCAAAAAATTaagataaaaagaaaaagaacacgTCATTTAGACACCAGATAAACCCAAGACTTAAATTCGAAGCAAACTGAGCCACAATTTGGTTCATAATACAACCGATCTTTGCCTCAAAAAACTACAAGTTGCTGGGTATTTGCATTGTTGCTAAGATTTCCCTCTTGAGCTCCTCTCTTCTGATTTTGCCTGTACTGGTCACTGGGAACGGCTGCCTCCACTGATAATACGACCTTGGTACCTTAAATCTGTTGCACAAAAAATTGAGAACAATGGTAAACTGAAGGTAGCTTCATTGGTAATTAATTTGTTCTCGAACattgcttgggaaaaaatatTCACATGGTTGCACATTCGATTTCAAAATGGTACTATATATATTTCTGGGGAATACATGACAAGATCACCTGCTCAATTTTTTCATCCTGCAGTGGTCATTAAGGATCCGAGGAGAGACTTCTTTTCTTTCACTTTGGTGCTCAGCTCTTGCATCAACCCACTTCCAGCCATCCTTGATGTTAACACAAGCAATAACTTTCTCACCAAGACGACTATCCGGTATACCAACTACCACAACTCTAGCTACTCCAGGGTGCTgggacagcaccagttcaacctgaaCAATTCCAGGTGATATATTGTCAAATCAGATGTTTACAGTTACAGATTGAAGGACATGTCGAATTTCTACTTGTTAAGGAAAAGTACCTCTTCTGGGAAAACATTTTCACCTCCCGTTTTGATGCGGCCCTTTTGCCGCCCCATGAGCCATAGATTACCGGCGCTATCCATCCATCCAGTGTCACCAGTGTCCAGCCATCCATTCCTGACACAATCTGATGAATCCACCTTGTTGTTTGCCCAGTACCCAACCATGGTATGCAAGCCTCTCGTTAAGATGTTTCCAGTTGGCGAAGAACTAGGGTTATTACCATCCTTGCCAATTCGTATCTCGACATGGGGTGCTGGTTTACCAACAAAAACGCCCCCAGAATGGTTGCCTGATTGGTTCTTGGGTTCTTGGAGTTTTGGTTTGTTGAGAGCCATGAATGTCAGAGATGAGCAGGCCTCAGTCATCCCTGCTTAAAATAAGGCACACTTTTTTAACAGGAGGAGCACTGCTATATAATTTTAAGGAATAAGCATGCCAAGTTTTTATGCTGGTGAGATTACATAAATGAGATAAGATTCTAGCTCTAGTAGTCCTTTCCCAAAGTGTTTAACCCAGTAGGTAAATGTGAAGAGCTATTAGCAACAGAATTTTGGAGTTCATGAGGATAAGGTATGACAAGGTGATACTTCATGCTTGCAAATAGTAACAGTTAAGGAAGTCCAGTGTAGTGGTTGGTAAGAAGATATACCATAAGCAGAGAAAATAGCAGCACGAGGAAATAATTGAGAAGCTCCATCCATCAATTCCTCTGACAATCCACCACCACCATTTAGAATCTTGGTCACTGTCATCACAGGGCCTGATATCCTCTCCTTTCTGGTTGAGAAAGTCCCACCAATAAATTATGCATTCCTAGGCTTTCAGAAAATTTGAGCACTTTCACGAACCGAGCATAAGACAGTAGATCAGCCATGATCGCGGGGACGGTGATGAAAGAAGTTACTCCATGTTCCTTGATGGCATCAAAAGCTGATTTGGCGTCGAATTTCGGTATCAGGACATGACAGCCTCCAGCCATCAGGATGGCCATGCATGAGGAGATCCCACCGATATGGCACAGAGGTGCTGTATGCAGGTAGACCTGCAGATCAACAAGGGAAAACATTAAATTTCATGCAACTATTGTTTATTCTGAAATGAAACCGAATTACATTAATATGGCAAAAGTTTCTTTTTAGTGATTTATAAATTGTCAACTCCAGCTATAGGTCAATGCAATTTTCAGGGTAAAGCTGTAACACAGAGTACTTGGATTGGATCTGAAAGCGTACATCATCCTCACCGTAGCCAACAATGGCGATCTTTGCTAGGAATTGAATGATCAAAGATGTATGGCTTATCGCTACACCCTTTGGTTGCCCAGTAGTACCTGAATAAAAATAGCTTATCACGTAGCATCAATTCGGAACCCAGTTTCAGTTCAAATTGGGCACAGATTGAAGTAGGAAATCAGCCACAAAGTTTGGAGATTTACCAGATGTGAAGCATATCAAAGCAACATCTCTTGGAGCGGTTACGGGCTCTGTCGCTATAGGTCCTCTCACGCTCCTCTTGATGTGATCAACAGATCCAACTGAAACATATTGAAGACAGAACATGGACATTTCATATATGCTAGATATTGCAGAGTTTCGTTTTAAGCTTCAATACAGATGAACCCAACAGGAACAGCAGGTTCCAGCTTGAGCCAAAATCTTACAGTTTGCTGCATGGCCTGTGCTGCAAGAATCCCCCAGAATGAGGTAGAGGCCAATGGACGAATACTTGTTGCTGTCCGTCAGTCGGAGCGCCCAAGAGCTGAAGACGCTGTCGAAGATGAACGCCGTTGGCTCCACGAGCTCCAGTGCCTGCGCTGCCTCCTCGAAGCTCTGTTTCGCAAGAAAATTAATCGCAGTTTCAACTTGTGCAGATATAACTAGCAGTAGCTGCTGAAACTGAAGATTAATAAGAATCAATCGCCGTTCCAAACGGCTGccggagaaggagaagaagctcgTTACCCAGCGGTAGTTGAGAGGGGCGATGATTGCTCCGACGTGTGCGACGGCGAGGAACAGCTCGACGTACTGGATGCTGCGTACCAGAGGATGGCTCGGTGAAACTAAAAATTTTCAGAAACGATGTTGAGTAAAACTAACCAGGGTCCACCGCTCCAGCTCTCTGCACGTACCTGTTGAAGGCGACGGCGGCAACGACGTCGCCGGGGCGCACCCCGCTGCCGACGAGCCCCGCGGCCAGCCTCCGCACGCCGTCGACGAACTCCGCGCCAGAGAGCCTGCGACCGCCTGAGtccagggcgacggtggcgccaCCGCGGCGGGCGAGGACGCCGCCGAGGCAGTGCACAATGTGACCCTGGCAATGCcgcgccatcgccgtcgccccCCTCCGTCGACCGCATCAGACGCGGTGgtacttgtatgcaggtttgaCACGACTTTGCAGACGCGGCAAGGAGAAGAGCTGTTGCGGCCACAGACGGCAGATAACAGGATAGGGAGAGACGCCATGCTGTCATGTTGTTGATAACCTTACCTGGGCCAGGCGATTCTGAAAAAAACATGGAGCTTCCTGACACCTTGAGCTACAGACAAGAAGATTTGTGACACTTGGACCATGAAACATTATTCAGGGCACACAGGCATGCTGCTTTGACTGGCAAGCTTGCCAATTTAAAAGGTGATGCGGATGACTTTGGAGCATTTGTTCTCTCCTGCAGCATCTACATCAAGGTTGGCACAAAAGCAGCAGGGCACAGGGCACGTGCTTAAAAAAAATTTGACCTGCGGGGGTGAGACCGCCCCAcggcattgtttgagaggtaaaatgaccttctcacagcaggccaagaaaacccccgaaaccCTGCCCCAccgtacacgggggcccgtcgccTTATGAGTTAGGCCGGGCTCCACACTGCTTTGGACATGGGACAAGCGAGGGAGTTTTTTTCCTGTGCGAGCCGGGGATCGAACCCCCGACCTGGTGGTTTTCGCTTCCGCACTCCCACCAGCCGAGCTAGCGCTCGTTCGCGGGCACGTGCTTAACATACCAGATTACCATTACCATCGTCGATTACACACTAGGTAGGGACACAACTGAGATCTTTGTCTACTAGAAACAAGGTACGCTAAATAATAGGGTGACAGTACTCTGGTGTAGTGTCTCATAAGCAAAGGCCAAAAACTTGCAGCAGCGCGGGCTATGCTAGAGCAGCTCTACTCGTCGAACAGGCTGAAGCCCAACTCCTCGTCCGACTCCTCGGCGGGCTCAGGtgccttctcttcttccttgggagcagcagcagcaccggagTCTGCAGCGGCGACAGGGGCAGCGATGGCAAACTTGCTCGGGTCCTGCAAACCAAAAGCATCACGCAATTAGTACAAGCTAAAAAACCACTTGCAACTAATCGCTGTAGTACTTTCTTTGGTGCGCAAGAGAGGCTATGCGCAAGGAAATAAAATCATTACAGAACAATCTCCTAGTTATTTGAATCCACTTGCTAAACGATCTCTACAGCATACACAAGCTTACCTTGAGGTACTCCTTGATCTCGTCAGCATGCGGGTATGAGTAGTCCGTCTCCACAGCAACGGCAAGCACGTTCTTGTACCCATTGTTGAACATGTGGGGCACAGCAGCAAGGGTTGGGTACGAGAGCGCCAGGGACAGAGAGGCAACCATGGAGACACCAGTGGCGAACTTCTCAACCAGGTCCTCCTCAGTCAGGTCGAGCACCTCAGGGCTGAATACGGACCCATCCTCGTAGACATTGGTGATCTGAAGACCGTACGAGAAGGGGCGGATACCAAGCTTGGCGAGCAGGGCAGACTCAGATGAGCCCACTTTGTCACCCTTCTTGATGAGCTCCACAGGGGTGATGATTTCGACAGTACCCTTGTTAATCTTGGTTGGGATGTTGAGCACCTGAAACATACGATAGGTTTGAAGTTCTGCTGTTGGTACTTCAAACATACTGTTACAGATATGTGTTTCCTCCAATGCTCACCTGGAAGAAAGAGGTCTGGGAAGGATCCAGGCCAGTGTTGCCAGGGGGGACAACAACATCGACAGGAGCGACCAGCCCAACACGAGCAGGAGCGCCAACCTATATCATGCCAAAATAAAACATGATCAAACGAATTGATATACCATATTCTATAAGTAAATACTGACGTTCTGATTAAGCTTTGGCCATATAATGATTCTGTCTGTATCTGAGACAAGAAAACATAACAGGTAAACCATAAACTAGAATGTGACTTGACATGCCTCTGCTGAATATTTTAATGATAAAACTGTTATCGTCAGTGTAATAACAGACAGCCCAACACGGGCAGGTAACACAAAGCCTATAACATCAGTGATAGAGCAATTCAACGGATTACAGAACATTAGATTTTTCGCAGTACAAACATTTTACTGCTAACTAAATACCTATTTCAGTAATAGAGCAAGCACCTTATAACAAAAAATGTAATCAAAATCTGTTAgaaccccccccccaaaaaaaaaaacacaactcTGCAACAAAAAATGAATGCACATGTACAGGCTTGTCGCATACAAATCAACAGCCTACCTCCATCATTAAAATTACTACAGATCTACAACACATAATGGTGCATCTTAATTTACCAGCCACGGGTAATACAGATGGAACTATGAACTGCAGTAAACTAGGTCTGAtgcatataaaagaaaaatagaaaatctcGCAGATAGCAATAAACTAGGTCTGGTAATCTTAATTTACCAGCCACGGGTAATACAATACAGCTCAATGTGAATTTGGATCTGCTATGTGACATTAATCCACAAGCATTGCACGAGAGACAGATAGCACATGGAACAACAGAAAATCGCGCAGTTTCTGAATCGTCCAATTCATATTCAGAACAATAAAATTGAATTGACCAGTACCAAATCACACTACATTGGCGGGTAACAAGCGGATGCCACGAAACAGAAACCCACCTTGTACTTGGCGACCTCCTCGCGGACCTCCTTGAGGTCGCCCTTGGTGAAGATGAGCCCGACGTTGCCGACGAGGAGGTCCATGAGCGGGTCGAAGGTGTGGTTCCCGGTCTTGTCGGCGTAGGCCTTGATGCAGCGCCTGATGAGCGTGTTCTTCCCCATGAGCACGACCGAGTCACCCCTGAGGCCGCGGCGGATGTCCTGGAGCTGCTTGGAGCCGACGTTGTCGGCGAGGGCGATGAGCACCTTGGTGTACTCGTCCAGCAGGCTGCACAGCTTGCGGTCGTACGCCTGCTTCTTCTCCGCCTTGGTCCGCTTGATCGCCATCGCTGCTGCGGGGGGTGCCTAACCCTAGCTGGCGGAATGTTAGTGGAGgtggcaggaggaggaggaccaggcCTTCGGGGAAGAGGAAGGGCAAGGCGGACGGCTGGGGGCAGCGCCGTCGCTTTTAACCTAGCGGATGAGAGGCGGCTCGCCGTGGGTTTCTAtatgggaggggagggaggaggaggacgaggccggGTGGGCCGCGCGCTAGGGGCCCGTGGGCCACGGCCTTTGCAAATTGGGCTGGGCTTCTTCGTCTGTTCTTCGCGAAGCAaccgggttgggctgggcctcAAGTTGGACGCGGTTTGAATAATTTCGGGAAGGGAAATAGTGAAATACTGTAGCAtgttaagaagaagaaaaaaaaataatccAAAGGGTAGTGTTTCAGACACTTTTCCTGACCAATAGTTTGTTTAGAAATTAGATTAGAACTTTCAAAGGAATCTCGAAGGATACTGCTGGTAAATTATTTTGAGTTCATTCATGGACATCCCTTGATTCAATGAGGCAACCGAGTACTGAAGCACTTGAGTGATGGATGAGAAATTGAAAACGGCTGGCAGGCAAATCCAGTGGCTGTCAAGATAGAACAAAAGATGCTGATATTGCTATGCATTTTCCACTTAGcaaatgtcaaaaaaaaaaactttagcaTAAGACGGTATTTTCATCAGGCGGCAAGTTCATCCCGGGTCTGTACTGGTATATGTATGTAGAATAGCTAACAGGTTGGCAGCTTCATCTTGTGCTTCCTGAGCTTCAGCTGCGGCGCGCCCTCACCGCCGGCACCACCCTTCACCACGGCCACATTGTCCTCGCTCTCCGTCGCCGCTGTCTTTGACGTCTCCGGAGCAGCATCCTTGTCCTTGGTGCTGCAAACCTGCGGCTTGGCGGCGAGCGCAAACGGGAACCTGCTCTTGCCGGCGCTCCGGCTGCGGCCGAGCCGCTCGATGTCCTGCCGCATGGCGGTGCACTCCTTCTCCAGCTCGGCCACCCGCTGCTTCATGCTGTCCATGCCTTCACGCAGGGTCTGGTTTTCCCTGGACGCCAGGGGCCAGCCGGCTCCACCGCGGTGGTGCTCGCCAGAGACGGGTTGGCCGCCTAGCTGCCGCGAGACACCACCATCAAGGGGCTCGGAGATCATGAGGCATTCCGCGATGGAACTCCGCAACTGGAGCTGCTCGAAGAAGAGCACCTGCACGATGACGCGGAGCGGGAGGCGCTCGTTCTGCGCCGCGTGGGTGCATGCCTCCAAGGACAGCTTCTGGCAGTCCATCACCCGGCAGAGCTCTTCTTTGTCCGACTCTGACAGATATGGATGCGCCTATCCACGAAAACAAATTAAACTATGAACAATTTCAACATAATCGTTTATAGCAAGAAGATGACACATTAATAGTGCTAATTGCATTAAGCTTGAGATCTTCATTGATTCAGATGGAAAATAAAAATAGTTAGTAGccaacatgcatgcatgtgccaGTAATACAAACCAAAGCATTTTTTTGTCAAATAGACTCAGATTAATTATATGTCAGAATATGTCTGTTGCTAGCATTAGTGGCTATATATAGCTGATCAGTGATACAATAGTATGTAATAAGCAACATCACAGTGGAGTAAAAATAATTGATTCATTAACCTATACAATTAGGGAAAAGGCTACACACACGTCTGGAGTGTCAGACTACATTACAACCCTCATGTGAAACAGCAGGTGGCCTGTGGGACCATACTCCTGCTTTGCACCTGGTCGGACATGAGTCGTACGACTCTGTCAGATGTAAAGCATCATTCATACAGTTAGTTTGACAGATTTTTGGAATGGTGGGCAGTCAGAACAATATCCACCATGTTATTGCAGTGATACCATATTGAAGGATAAGATCAACTGTGAAATGCATGTACAGTACAAGAATCGAAAACAATACATGTATACAAAAGGCTTTGTCATCTCAAggtatatgaaatttttacattTGAGGGTATGACTGTGTTCACGGAGAGAAAGGGAAGAAACGAAATAATGTTACCTTAAGATATATGTCAATAGCACGATAAAGTCCGTCATCTATCGGACGGGCATACTCCGGTATAGCAGCTGCCAAAGACCGGAATTTTGTCAGCTTCAAGTTCTCATCTGGTGCAACTTCAGCCAGATAACCATCAATCAACTTAGCAACCATTGTTATCGGCATTAAAGATGGTGAAGCTAAGATTTGCCCTTCTTCACCAAGGCCAGGGGAGGCCCCACCAGTTTCTTGGTCCATTGCCAAGAAATGATCTACAATCCTCTGCACACAATCCACATCATATAGTGTTTCTACAGACTCGGAGATGTTTGGTATCAAAAGATCTTCCAGACTGGCCTTGTCAAGCTGCATACCTATCCGTCTTTCCAAATTGGACAAGCAGGAGGTGCTGGCTTTCAGAAAAATCGCTGTGCGCAGAAGGCCAAACAGTAGCTTGCAAGATGTAACACCCCTTTGGAAAGGTAGTAGTCTATCGATCTCCTCAAGAAGATACTTCTGGTCATCTTCAGAGGGGATGGATGTTAAACTTGTTATAGAAAGACAGTTACTGGCATCACTGATGCTTTTACGCCGATTCAAACCAGGCAAACGCCTTTTTGCATAATGGTTAAGGGATCCAACGATAATCTCCTGATTGATGCCCCGATACTCCATGGCTGAGATGAGTTTTTTGTATAAGGGAAGGCTTAAGCATGAGACGTCATCATACCACCAATCTGGGCTGCTATTTCTGGGCCTTGCCCCTGTGCTAATACCATTCCACAAGAGGCTCCCTCCAGGACTCTGCATGGGGCCTCCATACTGGGCTACTGGCCAACCGAATAAATCAGGATCACTGCATGATCTAGTTGCAATGGAGTCCACACACCTCTTTACAATTTGCAATCTTTCGGCAATATCAAGGACGTCATCACAAGTTTGAAGCGCCTTGACCGAGTCTTTCCAGCTCCTGAGCACTGTTTGGGTAAGGAAGTTCACTGTCTGTGCAATTAAATTTCCCTCAGATATCTCTTCTGTCATTTCAAGATAATCAGAAGCACAACGAAGGTGTACGACATTGGATGCAGTCATTTCAAACTTTACACCATAGCAAAACTTAGCAGCTAGTTCAAAAGCCTTTGCTCCACCAGGGATATCAGATAGATCAACAACCCAACTATCTTCCCCCTTATCAATTTTCTCTCTGATACACCTCTCCAACAGGCCACTTTTTGACAATAGAGGAAACTGAAATAGCCACCCAAATTCAAAGGAATTAATACACCAGTTCCATGAATGCTAACAAAAAATGGTGTGAAACAAATATACAGCTGCATGACTCATACTGGTGAAATTTTACCTTGTGAAGATGGAAAGACTGCTCCCCAACTACCACAGTTATATCACTAGGAAGACCAGATGTGCAATACCTGCATAATGGACATACCTGTCATCAGTAATTTTCTCTTTGGAGTTTGGATAACTCAATTTCTAGTAAAACATGTATCTGGACAACTCTAACAGACAGACATGCATGAAAACAAGTAGAGAACTCATTTCGTAAAATCATAAAAGATAATTTTCTTGCCACAATCCTAAAAAGGATCCACAATAGGCATCATGTCAAGGTATCCCTGGACATGGAACATTGATAGTGTTGTAAATTTTCAACCTTGAGTTAGCTGATATGTAGTAAAGCTGCTACTTGGAAACATTAACCACTGTTAAAGTTTAGAGATTATCGAGCAGCATGAAGCTA
The Panicum virgatum strain AP13 chromosome 6N, P.virgatum_v5, whole genome shotgun sequence genome window above contains:
- the LOC120677630 gene encoding uncharacterized protein LOC120677630 isoform X2, with amino-acid sequence MYYSIEKFRAAYSQLIPAMVDKSQWPKSDHGFFMHPPLLKATAGGSKSERYKGCTEKKGNEGKHKCPICKDYEHHWHKCKKGNPEDIATLMDVRGPANKKRKTIKSSRTSIVPFEGDELPASSMSFPPSQSLESATATKGKGAKSESAGSERSSSDSNQPEPIPLCSEQTIVPVNAKAKKKRKQPAKQQGKNLILSSDSPAMGTRSKKKVGGPASPAMGIRSKRRLSL
- the LOC120677630 gene encoding uncharacterized protein LOC120677630 isoform X1 → MYYSIEKFRAAYSQLIPAMVDKSQWPKSDHGFFMHPPLLKATAGGSKSERYKGCTEKKGNEGKHKCPICKDYEHHWHKCKKGNPEDIATLMDVRGPANKKRKTIKSSRTSIVPFEGDELPASSMSFPPRFQSLESATATKGKGAKSESAGSERSSSDSNQPEPIPLCSEQTIVPVNAKAKKKRKQPAKQQGKNLILSSDSPAMGTRSKKKVGGPASPAMGIRSKRRLSL
- the LOC120677631 gene encoding 2-succinylbenzoate--CoA ligase, chloroplastic/peroxisomal-like isoform X1; amino-acid sequence: MARHCQGHIVHCLGGVLARRGGATVALDSGGRRLSGAEFVDGVRRLAAGLVGSGVRPGDVVAAVAFNSIQYVELFLAVAHVGAIIAPLNYRWSFEEAAQALELVEPTAFIFDSVFSSWALRLTDSNKYSSIGLYLILGDSCSTGHAANFGSVDHIKRSVRGPIATEPVTAPRDVALICFTSGTTGQPKGVAISHTSLIIQFLAKIAIVGYGEDDVYLHTAPLCHIGGISSCMAILMAGGCHVLIPKFDAKSAFDAIKEHGVTSFITVPAIMADLLSYARKERISGPVMTVTKILNGGGGLSEELMDGASQLFPRAAIFSAYAGMTEACSSLTFMALNKPKLQEPKNQSGNHSGGVFVGKPAPHVEIRIGKDGNNPSSSPTGNILTRGLHTMVGYWANNKVDSSDCVRNGWLDTGDTGWMDSAGNLWLMGRQKGRIKTGGENVFPEEVELVLSQHPGVARVVVVGIPDSRLGEKVIACVNIKDGWKWVDARAEHQSERKEVSPRILNDHCRMKKLSRFKVPRSYYQWRQPFPVTSTGKIRREELKREILATMQIPSNL
- the LOC120677631 gene encoding 2-succinylbenzoate--CoA ligase, chloroplastic/peroxisomal-like isoform X2; translated protein: MARHCQGHIVHCLGGVLARRGGATVALDSGGRRLSGAEFVDGVRRLAAGLVGSGVRPGDVVAAVAFNSIQYVELFLAVAHVGAIIAPLNYRWSFEEAAQALELVEPTAFIFDSVFSSWALRLTDSNKYSSIGLYLILGDSCSTGHAANFGSVDHIKRSVRGPIATEPVTAPRDVALICFTSGTTGQPKGVAISHTSLIIQFLAKIAIVGYGEDDVYLHTAPLCHIGGISSCMAILMAGGCHVLIPKFDAKSAFDAIKEHGVTSFITVPAIMADLLSYARKERISGPVMTVTKILNGGGGLSEELMDGASQLFPRAAIFSAYGMTEACSSLTFMALNKPKLQEPKNQSGNHSGGVFVGKPAPHVEIRIGKDGNNPSSSPTGNILTRGLHTMVGYWANNKVDSSDCVRNGWLDTGDTGWMDSAGNLWLMGRQKGRIKTGGENVFPEEVELVLSQHPGVARVVVVGIPDSRLGEKVIACVNIKDGWKWVDARAEHQSERKEVSPRILNDHCRMKKLSRFKVPRSYYQWRQPFPVTSTGKIRREELKREILATMQIPSNL